In one Limisphaera ngatamarikiensis genomic region, the following are encoded:
- a CDS encoding class I SAM-dependent methyltransferase, producing the protein MSPDELRARVAEIRWHHTIDLGHGIVTPGQDNSPRKLARLKLPATLAGKTVLDVGAWDGFFSFEAERRGAARVLATDSYCWNGSHEWGSKRGFDLARQVLGSRVEDKLIDVLELSPDTVGMFDVVLFLGVLYHMKHPLLALERVASVTRELMILETMVDLLHLRRPAIAFYPGDEVGRDATNWCGPNPAAVVAMCRTAGFRRVEIVSGVRPWWWRWARAAWLRWRRGFAFWSLARTDRIVVHAWK; encoded by the coding sequence ATGAGCCCGGACGAACTCCGCGCCCGCGTCGCAGAAATCCGATGGCACCACACCATTGACCTGGGCCATGGCATCGTCACGCCCGGTCAGGACAACAGCCCGCGCAAACTGGCCCGACTGAAACTGCCCGCAACGCTCGCGGGCAAAACCGTCCTCGACGTCGGCGCCTGGGACGGCTTCTTCTCCTTTGAAGCCGAACGCCGCGGCGCCGCACGCGTCCTGGCCACCGATTCCTACTGCTGGAACGGTTCCCACGAATGGGGCTCCAAACGAGGGTTCGACCTCGCCCGCCAGGTCCTCGGCAGCAGGGTCGAAGACAAACTCATCGACGTGCTCGAGCTCTCACCAGACACCGTGGGCATGTTCGACGTCGTCCTGTTCCTCGGCGTGCTCTACCACATGAAACATCCCTTGTTGGCGCTGGAACGCGTCGCCAGCGTCACCCGCGAGCTCATGATCCTCGAAACCATGGTGGACCTGCTCCACCTCCGCAGACCCGCCATTGCCTTCTACCCGGGCGACGAGGTCGGCCGCGACGCCACCAACTGGTGCGGACCCAACCCGGCCGCCGTGGTGGCCATGTGTCGCACCGCGGGATTCCGTCGCGTGGAAATCGTCTCCGGCGTCCGCCCCTGGTGGTGGCGCTGGGCCCGCGCCGCTTGGCTCCGCTGGCGCCGCGGTTTCGCCTTCTGGTCACTCGCACGAACCGACCGCATCGTTGTGCACGCCTGGAAGTAG
- a CDS encoding efflux RND transporter periplasmic adaptor subunit yields MCFLCEPGLRQAGRLWCSEHERYEDRCWWCHPELREEGRDYCESHGLYVDECFLCLPELVRSDGPGPGDGVEALMCGEHGVPEVECGICRPAMLRELGPGASLKVRLPASDSALRAGVRTAPVEEGPVVERIACVGELRFDPLRQFRVVAPVDGIVKEVRVGWGDRVEAGQPLLRIWSAAMEEALARAVLSYQALERERKLRGAGVGAARDLQQAEAEHRAACRHAMSFGFTEAEIHELANRGDAAVSLELRAPFGGIVLEQKAVVGARVIHGEELCKVVDPSELRGWLYVPESVVDQVRPGLRVELQSEPGSGRTFAGRVAWVSPEVDERTRQVRVMVVVENPEGRLRANGFVRAWIVVSGSGPGVRVPESAVQWVEGRSIVFVERSADLYEARVVALGGRSEGWWRVLDGLDVGEPVVVEGGFALKSQLLISRLGAACVDE; encoded by the coding sequence TTGTGTTTCCTCTGTGAGCCGGGGCTGCGTCAGGCGGGGCGGCTCTGGTGTTCGGAGCATGAACGGTATGAGGATCGGTGTTGGTGGTGTCATCCGGAGCTGCGGGAAGAGGGGCGGGATTACTGCGAGTCGCATGGTTTGTACGTGGACGAATGTTTTTTGTGTCTGCCGGAGCTCGTGCGGTCGGACGGACCCGGTCCGGGGGATGGCGTGGAGGCCCTGATGTGTGGTGAGCATGGCGTGCCGGAAGTCGAGTGCGGGATTTGTCGTCCGGCCATGTTGCGCGAGTTGGGGCCGGGGGCGTCCTTGAAGGTACGTTTGCCGGCGTCGGACTCGGCTCTGCGGGCGGGCGTACGTACGGCTCCGGTGGAAGAGGGACCGGTGGTGGAGCGGATTGCCTGTGTGGGCGAACTGCGGTTTGATCCGCTGCGGCAGTTCCGGGTGGTGGCTCCGGTGGATGGGATTGTGAAGGAGGTTCGGGTCGGTTGGGGTGACCGGGTGGAGGCGGGTCAACCGCTGCTACGGATCTGGTCCGCGGCTATGGAGGAGGCTCTGGCCCGGGCGGTGCTGAGTTATCAGGCGTTGGAGCGGGAACGGAAGTTGCGCGGGGCGGGCGTGGGTGCGGCGCGTGATTTGCAGCAGGCCGAGGCGGAGCATCGGGCGGCCTGCCGGCACGCGATGAGTTTCGGTTTCACCGAGGCTGAGATTCATGAGCTGGCGAATCGGGGGGATGCAGCCGTGAGCCTGGAGTTGCGCGCGCCGTTTGGGGGGATTGTGTTGGAGCAGAAGGCGGTTGTGGGGGCGCGGGTGATCCATGGGGAGGAGCTTTGCAAGGTGGTGGATCCCTCCGAGTTGCGGGGCTGGTTGTATGTGCCGGAGTCCGTGGTGGACCAGGTGAGGCCGGGCCTGCGGGTGGAATTGCAAAGTGAGCCGGGTTCCGGCCGGACGTTTGCGGGGCGTGTGGCGTGGGTGAGTCCGGAGGTGGACGAACGGACCCGGCAGGTGCGTGTGATGGTGGTGGTGGAGAATCCGGAGGGTCGGCTGCGCGCCAACGGATTTGTGCGGGCGTGGATTGTGGTGTCCGGGAGTGGCCCCGGGGTCCGGGTACCGGAATCAGCGGTGCAATGGGTGGAGGGGCGTTCGATTGTGTTTGTGGAGCGTAGTGCGGATCTGTACGAGGCCCGGGTGGTGGCGTTGGGCGGGCGTTCGGAGGGATGGTGGCGGGTGTTGGATGGGCTGGACGTGGGGGAACCCGTGGTGGTGGAGGGCGGATTTGCGTTGAAATCCCAGCTTTTGATTTCGCGGTTGGGCGCGGCTTGTGTGGATGAGTAG
- a CDS encoding TolC family protein codes for MRWRCIGALGFLTSMGMALVAVGEEVVDSADSDVSPAGVVLTLEEALRWACKHGAEVRLAMARLQEAQARWGEARLWPDPALEVAVEDGPVDRGRWGEESKQTVGVSQTIPLGGKKRLDVTLGRVGVELAEQERRMAVRALVREVKLAWVRALGSEEVLAAAAETVRVAEAVVKAVGEQVRAGAVGETDLVRAEMQLERARMELEEARRERSRARAVLAILVGGPGQGEFRLVGELRDGPDAALLACAPDEWLEQHPLMQRVKLEVRRAQVATARAAREKWPDVTLWVRGGRAGPADERLLEAGVTVPVPLWGLTRWRIEQARARELAAGLEWEVQRRQLLLRWEQECRRVEGASERLERLRREMMPRAERAVWQVRMAYEAGKLDLLALLDVQRTLAETRLAVARARLELNEAHVELEDLAGAIPVPEVEAPGYEAGAGRNGDGR; via the coding sequence ATGAGATGGAGGTGCATTGGAGCGCTGGGGTTTTTGACGTCCATGGGGATGGCGTTGGTGGCCGTGGGAGAGGAAGTGGTGGATTCGGCGGATTCCGATGTTTCGCCGGCGGGAGTTGTTCTGACGCTGGAGGAGGCTCTGCGTTGGGCGTGCAAGCACGGGGCCGAGGTGCGGTTGGCCATGGCCCGATTGCAGGAGGCGCAAGCCCGATGGGGCGAGGCGCGGTTGTGGCCGGATCCGGCGTTGGAAGTGGCGGTCGAGGACGGGCCCGTGGATCGTGGTCGGTGGGGTGAGGAATCGAAGCAGACCGTGGGTGTATCCCAGACCATACCTCTGGGTGGTAAGAAACGGCTCGATGTGACCCTGGGGAGGGTGGGCGTGGAACTGGCCGAGCAGGAACGGCGAATGGCAGTGCGTGCGCTGGTGCGGGAGGTGAAGCTTGCATGGGTCCGAGCGCTGGGATCGGAGGAGGTGCTGGCGGCGGCGGCCGAGACCGTCCGGGTGGCCGAGGCCGTGGTGAAGGCGGTGGGCGAGCAGGTACGGGCCGGCGCGGTGGGGGAGACGGACCTGGTCAGGGCGGAAATGCAACTGGAGCGGGCACGGATGGAGCTGGAGGAGGCCCGGCGCGAGAGGTCCCGAGCCCGAGCGGTGCTGGCCATTCTTGTGGGTGGGCCCGGCCAGGGGGAGTTTCGATTGGTTGGAGAGCTTCGGGATGGCCCGGATGCGGCTCTCCTGGCTTGTGCGCCGGATGAATGGCTCGAGCAGCACCCGTTGATGCAGCGGGTGAAACTGGAGGTTCGGCGGGCGCAGGTGGCGACCGCACGCGCCGCCCGGGAGAAATGGCCGGATGTGACCCTTTGGGTCAGGGGCGGTCGTGCCGGGCCGGCGGATGAGAGGTTGTTGGAGGCCGGGGTTACCGTGCCGGTGCCGTTGTGGGGGCTCACGCGTTGGCGGATCGAGCAGGCCCGCGCCCGGGAGCTGGCAGCCGGGTTGGAATGGGAGGTGCAACGCCGGCAATTGCTGCTGCGGTGGGAGCAGGAATGCCGTCGGGTGGAGGGAGCGAGCGAACGGTTGGAACGTCTGCGCCGCGAGATGATGCCGCGGGCCGAGCGGGCGGTTTGGCAGGTGCGCATGGCTTACGAGGCGGGCAAGTTGGACCTGCTGGCTCTTCTGGACGTGCAGAGAACCCTGGCGGAGACGCGGCTGGCCGTGGCCCGGGCCCGCCTTGAGTTGAATGAGGCGCATGTAGAGCTGGAGGATTTGGCCGGTGCCATACCGGTGCCGGAGGTTGAAGCGCCGGGGTACGAGGCGGGTGCCGGGCGGAACGGAGATGGGAGGTGA
- a CDS encoding UbiD family decarboxylase, whose protein sequence is MAYASFGDFVQRLEAEGELIRIRQPVATELEITELADRQMKAPGGGKALLFEQPTVNGQPSPFPLAINTMGSWKRMALALNAESVDAVAAELGSLLRAKPPMSFREAIRLLGHALDLRHARPRLVQDGPCKEVIHRFDPPPRRTQPWPKAPDILRDPDAARHAPLPTLLNLPILKCWPLDAGRFITLPCVVTRDPDTGERNLGMYRMQVYDPTTTGMHWQLQKVAARHGRRYYEKGERMPVAVFLGGDPVYTFAATAPLPDGLDEFLLAGYLRKKSVELVRCETVDLEVPADADFVLEGYVDPCEPLREEGPFGDHTGYYSLPEPYPVFHITAITHRKHAIYPATIVGIPPMEDFYLGSASVKLFLPVFKMNFPEIVDIALPAEGVFHNLVFVSIRKTYPMQAYKIMHGLWGMGQMMFTKYIVVVDHYVNVHNTSEVLFHLCANTDPQRDCLFTRGPADVLDHATQQIGIGTKLGIDATRKLAGEGFPRPWPPLIEMDPTVRTRIQQLFPQS, encoded by the coding sequence ATGGCATACGCCTCTTTCGGTGACTTCGTCCAACGGCTGGAAGCGGAAGGGGAACTGATCCGCATCCGTCAACCTGTCGCCACCGAACTCGAAATCACCGAACTGGCCGACCGACAAATGAAAGCGCCCGGCGGCGGCAAGGCCCTCCTGTTCGAACAACCCACCGTCAACGGCCAACCCTCACCCTTTCCATTGGCCATCAACACCATGGGCTCCTGGAAACGCATGGCCCTGGCCCTGAATGCCGAGAGCGTGGACGCCGTGGCCGCCGAACTCGGTTCGCTTCTCAGGGCCAAACCGCCCATGTCCTTCCGGGAAGCCATCCGCCTGCTGGGACACGCACTCGACCTCCGCCACGCCCGGCCCCGCCTGGTCCAGGACGGCCCCTGCAAGGAGGTCATCCACCGTTTCGACCCGCCCCCGCGCCGCACCCAGCCCTGGCCCAAGGCGCCCGACATCCTCCGCGACCCCGACGCCGCCCGGCACGCGCCCCTCCCCACTCTCCTGAACCTGCCCATCCTCAAATGCTGGCCACTCGACGCCGGCCGCTTCATCACACTGCCCTGCGTCGTCACCCGCGACCCCGACACCGGCGAACGCAACCTGGGCATGTACCGCATGCAGGTCTACGACCCCACCACCACCGGCATGCACTGGCAGCTCCAAAAAGTCGCCGCCCGCCACGGCCGTCGTTACTACGAAAAAGGCGAACGCATGCCCGTGGCCGTGTTCCTCGGCGGCGACCCCGTCTACACCTTCGCCGCCACCGCGCCCCTCCCCGACGGCCTGGACGAGTTCCTCCTCGCCGGTTACCTCCGAAAAAAATCCGTCGAACTGGTCCGATGCGAAACCGTCGACCTCGAGGTCCCCGCCGATGCCGACTTCGTTCTGGAAGGCTACGTCGATCCCTGCGAGCCCCTGCGCGAAGAAGGACCCTTCGGCGATCACACCGGCTATTACTCCCTGCCCGAACCCTATCCCGTCTTCCACATCACCGCCATCACCCATCGAAAGCACGCCATCTATCCCGCCACCATCGTCGGCATCCCGCCCATGGAGGATTTCTACCTCGGCAGCGCCTCGGTCAAACTCTTCCTCCCGGTCTTCAAAATGAACTTCCCGGAAATCGTCGACATTGCCCTGCCGGCCGAAGGCGTCTTCCACAACCTCGTCTTCGTCAGCATCCGCAAGACCTACCCCATGCAGGCCTACAAAATCATGCACGGCCTTTGGGGCATGGGCCAGATGATGTTCACCAAGTACATCGTCGTCGTGGACCACTACGTCAACGTCCACAACACCAGCGAGGTCCTCTTCCACCTCTGCGCCAACACCGATCCCCAACGCGACTGCCTCTTCACCCGCGGCCCGGCCGACGTCCTCGACCACGCCACCCAGCAAATCGGCATCGGCACCAAACTCGGCATCGACGCCACCCGCAAACTCGCCGGCGAAGGATTTCCGCGCCCCTGGCCGCCGTTGATCGAAATGGACCCCACCGTCCGCACCAGGATCCAACAGCTCTTCCCGCAAAGTTGA
- a CDS encoding efflux RND transporter permease subunit translates to MLGWIIEASLRHRWVVCLLTGVWVVAGASALWRLPVDAFPDTTPVQVQINTVAPGLNPVEVEHQVTQPIELALGGLPGLQNVRSVSRFGLSQVVVTFGDAVPVSLARQVVSERLQAVELPEEVGRPELGPMSTGLGEVLQYVVYSTDPGRSLTDLWEWHEWVLKPELRKVPGVAEINTWGGLAKRYEVVVDPERLLRYGLTLRDVVEALRANNRNVGGGRVDRSGESLLVHGVGVLTCAEQVAGVVMESRGGVPIRVGDVAVVRPGHDIRLGAASADGRGEVVLGLGFVLMGENSAAVTRALKSRLTEVCRNLPPDLRVEVVYDRTELVDHVLRTVRHNLWAGALLVIAVLFALLGNLRAGLIVALAIPLSLLFAGQMMLQAGIAASLLSLGALDFGLIVDSSVVMVENCVRRAAERGDRPWLDQIRDAALEVRKPTMFGELIILIVFLPVLTLEGVEGKLFRPMALTMIFALLGSLVLSLTVMPALASLVLVRGRTPHGDPWPIVRLRRAYEPLLCLALRHRAAVLWAAVILVCAAGWLVTRLGGEFVPRLSEGALAISTVRLAGVSVEEAVAWNRRIERQLQAAFPDEIARVWCRLGTAEVATDPMGIEVTDVFVTLRPREQWRQARTQAELTERIREELARQPGMSATFSQPIEMRVNEMTAGVRSDVAVKIYGDDLVVLGELARQVQSVLARIPGAADVTVEQLTGQPVLEVRVAPEVAGRYGISVQEVLDWVRTIGGLRVGEVREGQRRFPLVVCLPDSHRREVEVLRETPLPTVGGAVIRMGEVAQVVETEGPAAIQREWARRRVTVQVNVQGRDTAGFVDEARRRIAESVVLPPGYTMEWGGRFEHMERARRRLMVVVPVALGLVLGLLYLSLGSVRDVAIVATGIPLGAVGGVAALWLRGMPMTVSAGIGFVALSGVAVLNGLVLVTFIRQLRERGRALEEAVREGCLVRLRPVLMTGLVAALGFVPMALSTGVGAEVQRPLATVVVGGVLTNMTLTLVVLPALYTLWHGRGEVRAGARAVQNGTGG, encoded by the coding sequence ATGCTGGGCTGGATCATCGAAGCATCTTTGCGGCACCGTTGGGTGGTGTGTCTACTGACGGGGGTTTGGGTGGTGGCGGGTGCGAGCGCGTTGTGGCGACTCCCGGTGGATGCATTCCCGGACACCACGCCGGTGCAGGTGCAGATCAACACCGTGGCGCCCGGACTCAATCCGGTGGAGGTGGAGCATCAGGTGACGCAACCGATTGAGCTGGCCCTGGGAGGCCTGCCGGGGCTGCAAAACGTCCGGTCGGTGTCGCGGTTTGGGCTTTCGCAGGTGGTGGTGACATTTGGGGACGCGGTGCCGGTGTCTTTGGCCCGCCAGGTGGTGTCCGAGCGATTGCAGGCGGTGGAACTGCCCGAAGAGGTGGGCCGGCCCGAGCTTGGGCCGATGTCCACCGGCTTGGGTGAAGTGTTGCAGTACGTGGTGTACTCGACGGATCCGGGTCGGAGTTTGACCGATTTGTGGGAGTGGCACGAGTGGGTCCTCAAGCCGGAGTTGCGCAAGGTGCCGGGCGTGGCCGAGATCAACACCTGGGGCGGTTTGGCGAAGCGTTATGAGGTGGTGGTGGATCCGGAGCGGTTGTTGCGGTATGGCCTGACCTTGCGGGACGTGGTGGAGGCATTGCGGGCCAATAATCGGAACGTGGGTGGGGGGCGGGTGGATCGTTCGGGCGAATCGCTGCTGGTGCACGGGGTTGGCGTGTTGACCTGCGCGGAGCAGGTGGCCGGTGTGGTCATGGAGAGTCGGGGCGGTGTGCCGATCCGGGTTGGAGATGTGGCGGTGGTGCGCCCGGGGCATGACATTCGGCTGGGAGCGGCGTCGGCGGATGGTCGGGGCGAAGTGGTTCTCGGGCTGGGTTTCGTGTTGATGGGCGAAAACAGCGCCGCCGTGACGCGGGCCTTGAAGTCCCGGTTGACGGAGGTTTGCCGGAACCTGCCGCCCGACCTACGGGTGGAGGTGGTGTATGACCGGACGGAGTTGGTGGACCACGTGCTGCGGACGGTGCGGCACAATTTGTGGGCGGGCGCGTTGCTGGTGATTGCGGTGTTGTTTGCACTCCTGGGCAATCTGCGTGCGGGATTGATCGTGGCGCTGGCGATCCCCCTGTCTCTGTTGTTTGCGGGTCAGATGATGTTACAGGCGGGCATTGCAGCCAGTTTGCTGAGCCTGGGCGCGCTGGACTTCGGGCTCATTGTGGACAGTTCGGTGGTCATGGTGGAGAACTGCGTCCGACGCGCGGCGGAACGCGGTGACCGGCCATGGCTGGATCAGATCCGGGATGCGGCCCTGGAGGTGCGCAAGCCCACGATGTTCGGGGAGTTGATCATCCTGATCGTATTTCTACCCGTGCTGACCCTGGAGGGGGTGGAGGGGAAGTTGTTCCGGCCGATGGCGTTGACGATGATCTTTGCCCTGCTGGGGTCGTTGGTGTTGTCGCTGACGGTGATGCCGGCGCTGGCGAGTCTGGTGCTGGTGAGGGGGCGCACCCCGCATGGGGATCCGTGGCCCATTGTGCGGCTGCGTCGGGCTTACGAGCCGTTGCTGTGCCTGGCACTTCGGCATCGTGCGGCGGTCCTGTGGGCTGCGGTGATCCTGGTCTGCGCGGCCGGTTGGTTGGTGACACGCCTCGGGGGCGAGTTTGTGCCCCGGTTGAGTGAGGGGGCGTTGGCGATCAGCACGGTGCGCCTGGCGGGTGTGTCGGTGGAGGAGGCTGTGGCATGGAACCGGCGGATTGAGCGGCAGTTACAGGCTGCATTTCCGGATGAGATTGCGCGGGTGTGGTGTCGATTGGGCACGGCCGAGGTGGCCACGGACCCCATGGGAATCGAGGTCACGGACGTTTTCGTGACCTTGCGTCCGCGAGAGCAGTGGCGACAGGCCCGGACCCAGGCCGAGCTGACGGAGCGGATCCGGGAGGAGCTGGCCCGTCAGCCCGGGATGTCGGCGACGTTCAGTCAACCCATCGAGATGCGGGTGAACGAGATGACGGCCGGGGTGCGGAGCGACGTGGCGGTGAAGATATACGGGGACGACCTGGTGGTGTTGGGAGAGCTGGCCCGGCAGGTGCAATCCGTGCTGGCACGGATTCCGGGGGCGGCGGATGTGACCGTGGAACAGCTGACCGGCCAACCTGTGCTTGAGGTGCGGGTGGCTCCCGAGGTGGCCGGTCGGTACGGGATTTCGGTTCAGGAGGTGCTGGACTGGGTGCGAACGATTGGGGGCCTGCGGGTGGGGGAGGTGCGGGAAGGCCAGCGCCGGTTTCCCCTGGTGGTTTGTCTGCCGGACTCTCATCGTCGGGAGGTTGAGGTGTTGAGAGAAACCCCGCTTCCGACGGTTGGCGGGGCGGTGATTCGCATGGGAGAGGTGGCACAAGTGGTTGAGACCGAGGGGCCGGCTGCCATCCAGCGCGAATGGGCGCGCCGGCGGGTGACGGTTCAGGTGAATGTACAGGGTCGTGACACGGCAGGGTTTGTGGACGAGGCGCGGCGTCGGATCGCCGAGAGCGTGGTGCTGCCGCCGGGTTACACGATGGAGTGGGGCGGCCGGTTCGAGCATATGGAGAGGGCGCGGCGGCGTTTGATGGTGGTTGTACCGGTTGCGTTGGGTTTGGTCCTGGGTCTGTTGTATTTGAGTTTGGGCTCGGTGCGGGACGTAGCCATCGTGGCCACGGGAATCCCACTGGGGGCCGTGGGAGGCGTGGCGGCGCTCTGGTTGCGGGGGATGCCCATGACAGTGAGCGCCGGTATCGGTTTTGTGGCCTTGAGCGGCGTGGCGGTCTTGAATGGGCTGGTGCTGGTGACGTTCATCCGGCAGCTGCGGGAACGCGGCCGTGCGCTGGAGGAGGCAGTGCGAGAAGGATGTTTGGTTCGATTGCGGCCGGTGTTGATGACCGGGTTGGTGGCGGCGCTGGGTTTTGTGCCGATGGCCCTGAGCACCGGCGTGGGTGCCGAGGTGCAGCGTCCGCTGGCCACCGTGGTGGTGGGCGGGGTGCTGACCAACATGACCCTCACGTTGGTGGTCCTGCCGGCCCTGTACACGCTCTGGCATGGGAGAGGAGAGGTCCGCGCCGGTGCACGCGCCGTTCAGAACGGGACCGGGGGATGA
- a CDS encoding glycoside hydrolase family 140 protein produces MKTRSPTLLSRRPSAGTLVPLGLVLWLLSLAQTPDAHAAAPPKLRVSENKRFLVTEAGQPFFWLGDTAWELFHRLNREEALHYLDTRAQQGFTLIQAVALAELDGLNTPNPYGHRPLLDNDPTRPDEKPGPDNDYWDHVDFIVQAANQRGLYIGLLPTWGDKWNKKWGTGPEIFTPQNAEVYGEWLGRRYRNAAVVWILGGDRPIETDAHREIIRAMARGLRRGDGGAHLITFHPVGGAGSAQWFHDEPWLDFNMRQNGHGTEYNGRYELTRADYNRTPVKPVLDGEPIYEDHPVHFDPARQGHSIAADVRRAAYWDLFSGAFGHTYGHHSVWQMWAPNREPINHPLLPWREALQQPGARQMVHAKRLLLSRPFLTRVPDDALLVPDRVPTSVPGAGRYRFVATRDSAGSYGMVYAPVGRPFRVRLNTLEAREIRAWWFNPRTGQAQPAGQFPARGEQTFTPPDPGEHLDWILVLDDASKNYPPPGQP; encoded by the coding sequence ATGAAGACGCGATCACCGACCCTCCTCAGCCGCCGCCCGTCCGCCGGCACATTAGTCCCGTTGGGCCTCGTCCTCTGGCTCCTGTCCCTTGCCCAAACCCCGGACGCACACGCCGCCGCCCCTCCGAAACTCCGGGTCAGCGAGAATAAAAGATTCCTGGTCACCGAAGCCGGTCAACCTTTCTTCTGGCTCGGCGACACCGCCTGGGAACTCTTTCACCGACTCAACCGCGAAGAAGCACTCCACTACCTCGATACCCGCGCCCAACAAGGGTTCACCCTCATCCAGGCGGTCGCCCTGGCCGAACTCGATGGCCTGAACACCCCCAACCCCTACGGTCATCGGCCCCTGCTGGACAACGATCCCACCCGCCCCGACGAAAAACCCGGCCCCGACAACGATTATTGGGACCATGTGGACTTCATTGTGCAGGCGGCAAACCAGCGGGGTCTCTACATCGGTCTGCTGCCCACCTGGGGCGACAAATGGAACAAAAAGTGGGGCACCGGACCCGAGATTTTCACACCCCAAAATGCCGAGGTCTACGGCGAATGGCTGGGGCGTAGATACCGCAACGCAGCCGTCGTCTGGATCCTGGGAGGCGATCGCCCCATCGAAACGGATGCCCACCGCGAAATCATCCGCGCCATGGCCCGCGGCCTGCGCCGTGGCGACGGCGGCGCCCATCTCATCACCTTCCACCCCGTCGGAGGAGCCGGCTCGGCCCAGTGGTTCCACGACGAACCCTGGCTGGACTTCAACATGCGCCAAAACGGCCACGGCACCGAATACAACGGCCGCTACGAACTCACCCGCGCCGATTACAACCGCACACCCGTCAAACCCGTCCTCGACGGCGAGCCGATCTACGAAGATCACCCGGTCCATTTCGACCCCGCCCGCCAGGGCCACTCCATCGCCGCCGATGTCCGCCGGGCCGCCTACTGGGACCTGTTCAGCGGCGCCTTCGGTCACACCTACGGGCACCACTCCGTCTGGCAAATGTGGGCACCGAACCGCGAGCCCATCAACCATCCGCTGCTCCCGTGGCGCGAAGCCCTCCAACAACCCGGCGCCCGCCAGATGGTCCATGCCAAACGACTGCTGCTGTCCCGTCCCTTCCTCACCCGCGTCCCGGATGACGCACTCCTCGTTCCGGACCGGGTCCCCACCAGCGTCCCCGGTGCGGGGCGTTACCGGTTCGTCGCCACACGCGACTCCGCCGGCTCGTACGGCATGGTCTATGCCCCCGTGGGACGGCCCTTCCGTGTGCGCCTGAACACCCTAGAGGCCCGGGAAATCCGTGCCTGGTGGTTCAATCCCCGAACCGGTCAGGCCCAACCCGCGGGCCAATTCCCCGCCAGGGGTGAACAGACCTTCACACCGCCCGATCCCGGCGAACACCTCGACTGGATCCTCGTCCTCGACGACGCCAGTAAAAACTATCCGCCCCCGGGACAACCATGA
- a CDS encoding PepSY-associated TM helix domain-containing protein, whose product MNAPLQPKHRWLIRMRLWHRWIGVVAALFMLIFSTTGIILNYKKPILGTLGLLPGAQKEDGSQKTEKTPFTNLGANPTTHAVRGAGQQTNLHLTTATHLDQWPVSAQTALAMAQTLWGDTRLEKLELKTEDGRWTWKIKHPDGAELLMDAATGEFYVKGRYEKVVRSDPTGAIVRQTDWGKVLLDLHTGKIAGEWGKALMTLAGALLMFLTVSGLYVWLKPLLVRKQQSALRKTQTPPISRPNPTEAQKPEPLHSGP is encoded by the coding sequence ATGAACGCACCCCTGCAACCCAAACACCGGTGGCTCATCCGAATGCGTCTGTGGCATCGCTGGATTGGCGTGGTCGCCGCCCTTTTCATGCTCATCTTCAGCACCACCGGGATCATCCTCAACTACAAGAAACCCATCCTCGGCACGCTGGGTCTCCTCCCGGGGGCCCAAAAAGAGGACGGATCGCAGAAGACGGAGAAAACACCCTTTACCAACCTCGGCGCCAATCCCACCACCCACGCCGTGCGCGGTGCGGGCCAGCAAACCAACCTCCACCTGACCACGGCCACTCACCTGGACCAATGGCCCGTGTCGGCCCAAACGGCCCTCGCCATGGCACAAACCCTCTGGGGCGACACCCGACTCGAAAAACTTGAACTCAAAACGGAGGACGGTCGCTGGACGTGGAAGATCAAGCATCCTGACGGCGCCGAACTCCTCATGGACGCCGCCACCGGCGAGTTTTATGTCAAAGGTCGGTACGAAAAAGTCGTCCGCTCCGATCCCACTGGAGCCATCGTTCGGCAAACCGACTGGGGCAAGGTCCTGCTCGACCTTCACACCGGCAAAATCGCCGGGGAATGGGGCAAGGCCCTGATGACCTTGGCCGGCGCCCTGCTCATGTTTCTGACGGTCTCCGGCCTCTACGTCTGGCTGAAGCCCCTGCTCGTGCGCAAACAACAGAGCGCCCTCCGCAAGACACAGACCCCGCCCATCTCACGCCCCAACCCAACAGAGGCCCAAAAACCGGAACCCCTTCATTCCGGCCCCTGA